The following are from one region of the Alicyclobacillus fastidiosus genome:
- a CDS encoding FadR/GntR family transcriptional regulator, with translation MLQRTTRLTLVEQIALQMEGLIESGKWEIGMRIPAEPELMAELNVSRNTLREAIRALTHAGLLKTKQGNGTYVCSSSVLGVVLQKRILRSETQQTLEVRHALEREGALLAAQRRTSDEARALLLVLERCEGAVERGDIDGYVTEDIRLHQSVIAASHNDILIELYGHIAETLRDLISSLTRREVGAVYLEVHRQLVEAIVRQDADRAVAAVHHYIAESKAAISGSEREGHEPA, from the coding sequence ATGCTTCAGAGGACGACCCGTCTGACGCTGGTTGAGCAAATTGCGCTGCAGATGGAGGGGTTGATCGAGTCTGGCAAGTGGGAGATTGGAATGCGTATTCCGGCCGAACCGGAATTGATGGCCGAGTTGAATGTAAGCCGCAACACGTTGCGGGAAGCCATCCGGGCGTTGACGCATGCAGGACTGCTGAAGACGAAGCAAGGGAATGGAACTTATGTATGCTCTTCGAGCGTTTTGGGGGTTGTGTTGCAAAAACGCATTTTGCGCTCTGAAACCCAGCAAACTCTAGAAGTCCGGCATGCACTCGAGCGCGAAGGAGCTCTTTTGGCTGCACAGCGTAGAACCAGTGACGAGGCGCGGGCACTACTGTTGGTGCTCGAAAGATGCGAAGGAGCGGTGGAACGCGGCGACATCGACGGATACGTAACGGAGGATATTCGTCTTCATCAAAGCGTAATCGCTGCTTCTCACAACGACATTTTGATCGAATTGTACGGGCATATTGCGGAAACGTTGCGAGATTTAATCTCAAGTCTGACGCGACGTGAAGTTGGTGCTGTTTATTTGGAAGTTCATCGGCAGCTGGTCGAAGCGATTGTCCGTCAGGACGCTGATCGCGCAGTGGCCGCCGTGCATCACTACATCGCCGAATCGAAAGCAGCTATCAGTGGCAGCGAAAGGGAGGGGCATGAACCCGCATAG
- a CDS encoding MFS transporter, which yields MEKDSSVQGISSHATTKVMLILGIILVAANLRAAITGVGPLVNDICRDTGLSTALAGMLTALPLVAFAVVSPVAPVIARRIGIEYALGASMALLTIGIVLRCIGSEVGLFLGMLLAGVGIAMGNVLLPSLIKRDFPTQVGLMTGLYSISMNVWAAIASGISVPISQVVDIGWRGSMMSWAILSIVSILIWLPQLRQRHIPKKAESTVNVWKSGLAWQVTFFMGLQSFVFYVSVAWLPDLLQTRGMSETTAGWMLSLLQFASLPASFIVPVIAGKRSSQRSLVVFIILLFLIGYVGLISGVNALNWLWIVLIGVAGGAVISLALAFFGLRSRSSDEAAKLSGMAQSIGYLLAAIGPILIGIVHTALDSWTVPLFILVVAIVLLFIFGMGAGRNAYISSVREAQDVLSKQA from the coding sequence GTGGAGAAGGACAGTTCGGTTCAAGGAATTTCGTCGCATGCAACCACCAAGGTGATGTTGATTCTTGGCATCATTCTAGTTGCAGCGAATTTGCGCGCAGCCATCACCGGTGTGGGTCCGCTCGTGAATGACATTTGCAGGGACACAGGCTTGTCGACGGCATTGGCGGGCATGTTGACGGCGTTGCCCCTCGTCGCATTCGCGGTTGTCTCGCCGGTTGCCCCAGTGATTGCCCGGCGGATCGGTATTGAGTACGCCCTGGGTGCGAGTATGGCTTTGCTGACCATTGGCATCGTACTGCGGTGCATCGGTTCAGAAGTTGGGCTGTTCCTAGGTATGTTGTTGGCAGGCGTTGGTATTGCCATGGGTAACGTGCTGTTGCCAAGCCTGATCAAACGGGATTTCCCAACGCAGGTCGGATTGATGACAGGGCTCTATTCGATCTCGATGAACGTATGGGCGGCAATCGCCTCTGGCATTAGCGTACCGATATCCCAGGTTGTCGATATCGGATGGCGAGGGTCCATGATGAGTTGGGCCATTTTGTCGATCGTGTCCATCCTCATTTGGCTGCCGCAATTGCGTCAACGCCATATTCCGAAGAAGGCTGAATCCACTGTTAACGTGTGGAAGTCCGGCCTTGCCTGGCAAGTCACTTTTTTCATGGGGCTGCAATCTTTTGTCTTCTACGTAAGTGTCGCTTGGCTGCCTGATCTTCTGCAAACCAGAGGCATGAGTGAGACGACAGCTGGTTGGATGCTATCGCTGCTGCAGTTTGCCAGCCTGCCAGCGTCCTTCATCGTACCAGTCATTGCCGGCAAACGGTCCAGCCAACGCAGCTTAGTGGTATTCATCATCTTGTTGTTCCTGATTGGATATGTGGGTTTGATAAGTGGAGTAAATGCCTTGAACTGGTTGTGGATCGTGTTGATCGGGGTGGCAGGAGGTGCGGTCATCAGCCTGGCATTGGCGTTTTTTGGATTGCGATCGCGAAGCTCTGATGAAGCTGCCAAGCTGTCGGGTATGGCGCAATCCATTGGCTATCTACTGGCCGCGATCGGCCCCATTTTGATCGGTATTGTGCACACTGCGCTCGACTCCTGGACCGTGCCGCTCTTCATTCTCGTGGTCGCCATCGTGCTTTTGTTCATCTTTGGTATGGGAGCGGGGCGTAACGCTTATATCAGTTCAGTTCGCGAAGCCCAGGACGTCTTGTCCAAGCAAGCTTAA
- a CDS encoding GNAT family N-acetyltransferase — MLSDLELMEQQVKVLFQHDARNRMTVVNEVPHHVAPYVFVGGTRLGNVVRYSSTLDVKLVAELKSVIGTYPGIHLAGVIQILNRDRPINHLWMGPAYVFPDVTASSCTQVIQVSHDNKELLKPHFPYTFDDFEHKRPCFVRMEEGIPVSICCSARQTSRADEASVFTHEEYRGRGYGVEVVKAWAAEVQKQGRIALYSTSWDNFASQSVARKLRLVQYGTDIHIS; from the coding sequence TTGTTATCTGACTTGGAATTGATGGAGCAACAGGTGAAAGTGCTATTCCAGCACGATGCTCGCAATAGAATGACAGTCGTCAATGAAGTTCCGCACCATGTAGCGCCGTACGTTTTCGTCGGTGGTACACGACTCGGCAACGTGGTTAGGTATTCAAGTACATTAGACGTCAAACTTGTAGCTGAGTTAAAAAGCGTGATCGGGACATATCCGGGCATTCATTTGGCAGGAGTCATTCAGATTCTCAACAGAGATAGACCAATTAATCACCTCTGGATGGGACCAGCGTACGTATTCCCAGATGTCACGGCAAGCTCGTGCACCCAAGTAATACAAGTCAGCCACGATAATAAAGAGCTGTTAAAACCCCATTTCCCCTACACCTTTGATGACTTTGAACACAAGCGCCCCTGTTTTGTCAGGATGGAAGAGGGCATCCCTGTTTCCATATGTTGTAGTGCCAGGCAGACATCACGAGCCGATGAAGCAAGTGTATTTACCCATGAGGAATACCGTGGTCGAGGGTATGGTGTAGAAGTTGTAAAGGCTTGGGCTGCAGAGGTACAAAAACAAGGACGAATCGCCCTATATAGCACGTCGTGGGACAATTTCGCGTCGCAATCGGTGGCCAGAAAGCTACGCCTGGTGCAGTATGGCACAGATATTCATATCAGTTAA
- a CDS encoding alpha/beta fold hydrolase → MTDERIVIGAGTKYSLDGILTIPNHLDHLLPAVVLVHGSGPSDMDEKIGNNYPFKDLAEGLSERGIAVLRYNKRTFVYGKEMAKDSGLSVKEETIEDAVLASALLRSDSRIDPSKIFIIGHSLGGMLAPRIDAEGGDFAGLIIMGGSPRKLEEIMMDQSNDAFNSLNMLLKIIAKKQIAALSSRFANIYNLSDEEAKSTKVVGKYTTAYYFKEMGEHPSIEYLRGLNKPVLILQGDKDFHVSVEKDFKDYQKLLGDMPNVTFKLYSNLNHLFMPYVYGKILKMKKEYNVAQHVDKQVIRDISDWIFSN, encoded by the coding sequence ATGACTGATGAGCGAATTGTCATAGGTGCTGGAACAAAGTACTCACTTGATGGGATTTTAACGATTCCGAATCATCTTGATCACTTGTTGCCAGCGGTTGTACTGGTTCATGGTTCCGGTCCGAGTGATATGGATGAGAAAATAGGAAATAATTACCCCTTTAAAGACCTTGCCGAAGGTTTATCTGAAAGAGGTATAGCGGTCTTGCGCTATAACAAGAGAACCTTTGTATACGGCAAGGAAATGGCAAAGGATAGTGGTTTATCTGTAAAAGAAGAAACGATTGAAGATGCCGTTCTTGCGTCTGCTTTGTTACGAAGTGATTCGCGCATTGATCCGAGCAAGATATTTATTATCGGGCACAGTTTGGGCGGAATGTTGGCTCCTCGGATTGATGCAGAGGGTGGAGATTTTGCCGGATTGATTATCATGGGTGGTTCTCCACGAAAATTAGAGGAAATTATGATGGACCAAAGTAACGATGCATTCAATTCGTTAAATATGCTTTTAAAAATCATCGCCAAGAAACAAATAGCGGCTTTATCCTCTCGGTTTGCCAACATCTATAATCTTAGTGATGAAGAGGCAAAGTCAACGAAGGTTGTGGGAAAATATACAACGGCGTATTACTTTAAAGAAATGGGTGAGCATCCATCCATTGAGTATCTTAGAGGTTTGAATAAACCTGTACTCATACTGCAAGGAGATAAGGATTTCCACGTATCCGTGGAAAAAGATTTTAAGGACTATCAAAAGTTACTGGGTGACATGCCAAACGTGACCTTTAAGCTCTATTCCAACTTGAATCACTTGTTTATGCCTTATGTATATGGGAAAATCCTAAAAATGAAAAAAGAGTATAACGTTGCACAACATGTAGATAAACAAGTCATACGGGATATTTCTGATTGGATATTTTCAAACTAA
- a CDS encoding glycoside hydrolase family 76 protein, whose product MEQYRDQFENIPGGSYTGDYWWKANALYVLADANLAADSTTYNSYITNFITGLQKQYSSQMLDSWNDDKGWLGIAFMQAFKAMGTNSTSTFPVAPTVSAGMNHTGSPALVQDAETLQADIEKSWTPEGGITWYKPSSGSSWYNPFYRETAANMTDAILSAELYSATRRQSYLDDAMQRFDWEWNTLVLPKGGIAGGTTYGPGTVLDGVDWNPLSQQNTYPTGGTAQWTYNTVLS is encoded by the coding sequence TTGGAACAGTACCGGGATCAGTTTGAAAACATACCCGGCGGGAGCTATACAGGGGATTATTGGTGGAAAGCAAACGCACTGTATGTTTTAGCGGATGCCAATTTGGCGGCGGATTCAACGACTTATAATTCGTACATCACCAATTTCATCACAGGTCTTCAAAAACAATATAGTTCACAGATGTTGGATAGTTGGAACGATGACAAAGGATGGTTGGGGATCGCCTTCATGCAAGCGTTTAAAGCGATGGGAACCAATTCGACATCGACTTTTCCAGTAGCTCCCACCGTATCGGCCGGTATGAATCATACCGGCTCGCCAGCACTTGTACAGGACGCGGAAACCCTTCAGGCGGATATTGAGAAAAGTTGGACGCCAGAGGGTGGTATCACATGGTATAAACCGAGCTCCGGAAGCAGTTGGTACAATCCCTTCTATCGAGAAACAGCCGCTAATATGACGGATGCTATCCTCTCTGCCGAACTGTACTCAGCTACTCGGCGCCAGTCGTATCTTGATGATGCTATGCAACGATTTGATTGGGAATGGAATACGTTGGTTCTCCCCAAAGGAGGCATAGCAGGAGGAACAACATATGGTCCAGGTACCGTTTTGGATGGTGTAGACTGGAATCCACTTAGTCAACAGAATACGTATCCAACTGGCGGCACCGCACAGTGGACCTATAACACGGTCTTGTCATAG
- a CDS encoding sugar phosphate isomerase/epimerase: MSTPIGARIPPKLYAEGFERVAELLKGIGLSAIDVPTLTADVAEICRNHGLTIGSVDAHNVSQLLSRDRDMRRMAVERICAQIREASSLGAKVMFMCLVPEERTQPISESIGYFEETFVEIAPVCEASGIRVAIEGWPGPGPNYPTLGYTPEVWRAMFRCVPSTALGLCFDPSHLVRLGIDYLRVFDEFSTRIVHCHGKDAELLPEQQYLYGTMAARLDDTPGFSEGPWRYCIPGTGEVDWHRVAYRLDQIGYTGCVSIELEDFRYWGTLEDELRGIRKAHEHLVTHFG, encoded by the coding sequence TTGAGTACACCAATTGGAGCACGAATTCCACCAAAGCTGTACGCAGAAGGCTTCGAGCGAGTAGCAGAATTACTAAAGGGGATCGGTTTGTCCGCGATTGATGTGCCAACATTGACAGCTGACGTAGCCGAAATTTGCAGAAACCATGGACTTACCATCGGTTCAGTCGATGCCCACAACGTATCGCAGTTACTGTCTCGAGATCGTGATATGCGCAGAATGGCCGTTGAGCGTATTTGCGCACAGATTCGCGAGGCGTCCAGTCTTGGCGCAAAGGTGATGTTTATGTGCCTCGTACCGGAGGAGAGAACGCAACCGATATCAGAGTCCATCGGCTATTTCGAAGAGACCTTTGTCGAGATTGCACCCGTGTGCGAAGCATCTGGCATTCGTGTCGCTATTGAAGGATGGCCTGGCCCTGGTCCCAACTACCCGACGCTCGGTTACACGCCAGAGGTCTGGCGGGCAATGTTCCGATGCGTTCCGTCAACAGCCCTGGGGCTCTGCTTTGATCCGTCGCACCTCGTTCGCCTCGGCATCGATTATCTGCGCGTGTTTGACGAATTCAGCACGAGAATCGTCCACTGTCACGGGAAAGACGCAGAACTGCTTCCTGAGCAACAGTATCTCTACGGCACAATGGCCGCACGTCTTGACGATACACCTGGATTTTCTGAGGGCCCTTGGCGATACTGCATCCCTGGGACCGGAGAGGTTGACTGGCATCGAGTCGCATACCGTCTGGACCAAATTGGCTACACCGGATGCGTATCCATTGAACTTGAGGATTTCAGATACTGGGGAACTTTGGAGGATGAACTGCGCGGCATTCGCAAGGCGCACGAACATTTGGTGACGCATTTTGGCTGA
- a CDS encoding Gfo/Idh/MocA family oxidoreductase, protein MSKVRFLMIGIGGMGRVHVENLLNVQDAEIVGLVDTSDASIEATKSKFASLAEVPSFSDYLQALNDVEADAAVIVTPHSQHFEQGMACLSRGLHVLMEKPFVSGSENAKKLIAHANEQDRHLAVSYQRHTQGQYMYLRNLIQSGALGTIRFITAYQAQRWLEGCRGTWRQNKALSCGGQLNDSGSHLLDVILWSTGLQPKEVQAYIDNRGTEVDIDTALSVRFEGGCICTFNVVGSANIGWWEDVSVHGDKGSALYRNGKLFVSRGAHEAPVEVPESELPISSNPDINFVDLILGRVDQAAAPAECGYRVARLTEVAWQSAESGKSIQF, encoded by the coding sequence ATGAGTAAAGTACGGTTTTTAATGATTGGTATTGGCGGTATGGGGCGCGTACATGTCGAAAATCTCTTGAATGTGCAAGACGCTGAGATTGTTGGCCTGGTCGATACATCGGATGCTTCCATCGAGGCCACGAAATCAAAATTTGCGTCGCTGGCAGAGGTACCGTCGTTTTCTGATTATCTACAGGCGCTTAATGACGTTGAAGCTGACGCAGCTGTCATTGTGACACCGCACAGTCAACACTTCGAACAAGGGATGGCATGTTTGAGTCGCGGGCTTCATGTCTTGATGGAAAAACCATTTGTCTCCGGTAGTGAAAACGCGAAAAAATTGATTGCTCATGCGAATGAGCAAGATAGACACTTGGCAGTGAGCTACCAACGTCATACTCAGGGACAATATATGTACCTTCGCAATCTCATTCAGAGTGGCGCACTTGGTACGATTCGATTTATTACGGCTTACCAGGCACAGCGCTGGCTTGAAGGGTGCCGCGGCACCTGGCGACAAAATAAGGCATTGTCCTGTGGAGGTCAGCTAAACGACTCCGGCTCACATTTATTGGACGTCATTTTGTGGTCGACTGGATTGCAACCAAAAGAAGTTCAGGCGTATATCGACAACCGCGGTACGGAAGTGGACATCGACACTGCGCTTTCTGTACGTTTTGAAGGCGGTTGCATATGCACGTTTAATGTGGTTGGCAGTGCCAATATCGGGTGGTGGGAAGATGTCTCCGTCCATGGCGATAAGGGTAGCGCTCTTTATCGGAACGGTAAGTTATTCGTCTCGAGAGGTGCACACGAGGCGCCTGTTGAAGTGCCGGAAAGCGAGCTACCGATTTCCAGTAATCCGGATATAAACTTTGTCGACTTGATTTTGGGACGTGTCGATCAAGCGGCTGCACCTGCAGAGTGTGGTTATCGTGTTGCTCGGCTGACTGAGGTCGCCTGGCAAAGCGCTGAATCCGGAAAGTCAATTCAATTCTAA
- a CDS encoding sugar ABC transporter permease, producing MTPTGIQTQNPPIQRKLRKQNLSPTTRSQRNAGIVLALPWFIGLILFFLIPFFVSLYWSFTNYSILQPGKFVGFSNYVHLFHDATFLKSLLVTFYYTVFSVPLTIIVGVGVSLLLNLKVKGQAIFRTAAFVPSLVPVIAIMILWNWLLSPQIGVVNWLLSLIHVQGPGWFTDQHWAMPAMVLVSLWTGIGGSTVIYLAGLQDVPQDLYDSAEVDGAGVFRRARHVTIPLLTPVIFFQLIMGIIGALQQFNLPYLISGGNGNPNNSLLFYGIYQYQTAFSYLRMGYASAMAWIMFIIILIITAFVFKSQSRWVFYQGAKER from the coding sequence ATGACCCCTACTGGAATCCAGACTCAGAATCCGCCGATTCAACGTAAACTCAGAAAACAAAATCTGAGTCCTACCACGCGCAGTCAACGAAACGCCGGGATTGTGCTCGCTCTGCCATGGTTTATAGGGCTTATTCTGTTTTTCCTCATTCCTTTTTTCGTCTCACTTTATTGGAGTTTCACGAACTACAGCATTTTGCAGCCGGGGAAATTCGTTGGATTCAGTAACTACGTTCACCTTTTTCATGACGCCACTTTTCTGAAGAGCCTGCTCGTAACTTTTTACTATACTGTGTTTTCCGTCCCCCTAACGATCATCGTCGGCGTTGGTGTTTCGCTGCTTTTGAACCTTAAAGTTAAAGGACAAGCGATTTTCAGAACTGCCGCCTTCGTGCCGAGCCTGGTCCCAGTCATTGCAATCATGATCCTTTGGAACTGGCTCCTCAGTCCACAAATCGGTGTTGTCAACTGGCTATTGTCCTTGATCCATGTCCAAGGTCCAGGATGGTTTACCGATCAACATTGGGCAATGCCTGCTATGGTATTGGTCAGCCTGTGGACTGGTATCGGTGGTTCAACGGTTATTTATCTCGCCGGCTTACAAGATGTTCCGCAAGATTTATATGACTCAGCAGAAGTGGATGGAGCTGGAGTTTTCCGGAGAGCAAGGCATGTCACGATTCCACTGTTGACTCCGGTCATCTTTTTCCAATTGATCATGGGTATTATCGGAGCATTGCAACAGTTCAACCTCCCATACCTGATTTCCGGAGGCAATGGTAATCCGAACAATTCCTTGCTCTTTTACGGCATTTACCAATACCAGACCGCCTTTTCATATTTAAGGATGGGTTACGCGTCTGCAATGGCGTGGATCATGTTTATTATCATCCTAATCATTACTGCCTTTGTGTTTAAAAGCCAATCTCGTTGGGTGTTTTATCAAGGAGCTAAAGAAAGATAG
- a CDS encoding carbohydrate ABC transporter permease, translating to MSKSMKTIAYIVLIIIGLFSIFPLLWMISTTLKTNSQVNLVPPVWIPHPFDWKNWIEAVTYIPFPEYFGNTVFVSLLATFGAMLVCPMIAYSFARLRWPGRNIVFALTISVMMLPSTVTMIPLFVEWKTVGLVGTRWPLILGAFFGSPYYIFLLRQFFLGLPNELEDAARVDGLSEYGIYFRVMLPLAVPGVLTVGLFQFMASWGDFMGPLIYLFKPSTYTLSLGIQQFMTQHTVMMQQLMVVGLLTTIPIIVIYFFVQKRFIEGITFTGIKG from the coding sequence ATGAGCAAGAGCATGAAAACAATAGCTTATATCGTCTTGATTATCATCGGTCTTTTCAGTATTTTCCCTCTCCTGTGGATGATTTCAACTACATTGAAAACGAACTCGCAGGTAAATCTGGTGCCCCCGGTTTGGATTCCCCACCCATTCGATTGGAAAAATTGGATCGAAGCAGTGACGTACATTCCATTTCCCGAATATTTTGGTAACACAGTGTTTGTTAGCTTGTTAGCGACATTCGGAGCTATGCTGGTCTGTCCGATGATAGCGTATAGTTTTGCCCGTCTCAGGTGGCCCGGTAGAAATATCGTTTTCGCGCTGACGATTTCAGTGATGATGTTGCCATCTACGGTCACAATGATTCCCCTCTTCGTTGAATGGAAAACCGTCGGCCTGGTTGGTACGCGATGGCCGTTGATTTTAGGGGCATTCTTCGGAAGTCCATATTATATCTTTTTGCTCAGACAGTTCTTTTTAGGACTGCCGAACGAATTGGAAGACGCAGCCCGTGTAGACGGCCTGAGCGAATACGGAATTTACTTCCGGGTCATGTTGCCGTTAGCTGTACCAGGTGTATTGACAGTCGGTTTGTTCCAATTCATGGCATCCTGGGGAGACTTCATGGGTCCTTTGATTTACCTCTTTAAGCCGAGTACGTATACTTTGTCACTCGGCATACAGCAATTCATGACCCAGCACACGGTGATGATGCAACAGTTGATGGTTGTCGGTTTGTTGACGACAATTCCGATTATCGTAATTTATTTCTTTGTCCAAAAACGCTTTATCGAGGGTATTACGTTTACGGGAATCAAGGGCTAA
- a CDS encoding ABC transporter substrate-binding protein yields the protein MKKKVFSVSLGILTLCSLVTGCGTNSGNNHVTTINFWYGQGGIGGTTYEQLIKEFNATHKNIHVIGTFVASSGSIVPQKLITAIAGSKAPDCTELDSFLVPQFAQKGALIDLTPYIQAQGLKKSDFIPAIWQANTFDGHLYAYPHDTDVRFLYWNKDLFKKAGLNPNQPPKTIAQLDQDAAKLTVHNSAGQITQAGFIPWGDQGSFDTWAWAFGATFNQNSEGEINLANSASIKSLQWQQQYAKEYGIAKLNAFTATLQNTGLSAFDAGKEAMTVDGVWNIATLQQQAPKLQYGVEAVPTVDGQGTTWSGGISEVIPKGAKHPEAAAEFLNWLVAPKQMLIWDKATTHLPTRMSMLKSLGTPGHVVVSPAGDKLSAELLPTTYTRPNSPLNAEIWDGTTSLVSTVTNDTSQNPATALKTFSNKINQEIKNGWY from the coding sequence ATGAAGAAAAAAGTATTCTCGGTCTCTCTTGGTATCCTGACACTTTGCTCCCTCGTGACCGGGTGCGGGACGAATAGTGGCAACAACCACGTAACGACGATTAATTTTTGGTATGGGCAAGGCGGGATTGGCGGTACGACTTACGAACAACTCATTAAAGAGTTTAACGCAACACACAAAAATATCCATGTAATCGGTACCTTTGTGGCATCCAGCGGATCAATTGTGCCACAAAAGCTGATTACGGCGATCGCTGGTTCAAAAGCGCCTGATTGTACCGAACTCGACAGTTTTCTTGTACCTCAGTTCGCACAAAAAGGGGCCCTCATAGACTTAACGCCATATATTCAGGCGCAAGGTCTGAAAAAATCTGATTTTATTCCTGCCATCTGGCAAGCGAACACGTTTGACGGACACCTTTATGCGTACCCACACGATACGGATGTTAGGTTTTTATATTGGAACAAAGACCTATTTAAAAAGGCTGGTTTGAATCCAAATCAACCGCCGAAGACGATTGCACAGCTCGATCAAGACGCCGCAAAGCTGACCGTACACAATTCGGCTGGGCAGATTACGCAAGCTGGTTTTATTCCATGGGGAGACCAAGGTTCTTTTGACACGTGGGCTTGGGCATTCGGAGCCACCTTTAACCAAAACTCGGAAGGAGAGATTAACCTCGCAAATTCCGCGTCTATAAAATCCCTACAATGGCAACAACAGTACGCCAAAGAATACGGTATTGCGAAGTTAAACGCGTTTACAGCTACCTTGCAAAACACAGGACTCAGCGCGTTTGACGCGGGTAAAGAGGCAATGACGGTGGATGGTGTGTGGAATATCGCCACACTTCAGCAACAAGCTCCTAAACTCCAGTATGGAGTTGAAGCGGTCCCCACGGTAGACGGTCAAGGAACGACGTGGTCCGGAGGCATTTCAGAGGTCATTCCGAAAGGTGCAAAGCATCCGGAAGCTGCTGCCGAGTTCTTGAATTGGCTTGTCGCCCCCAAACAGATGTTGATATGGGATAAAGCGACCACGCATCTTCCCACCCGTATGTCGATGCTGAAGAGCTTGGGGACACCTGGACATGTAGTCGTCAGCCCGGCAGGCGACAAGTTATCCGCTGAACTCTTGCCGACTACGTATACGCGCCCGAACTCTCCTCTCAATGCGGAGATTTGGGACGGGACCACTAGCCTTGTCAGTACGGTGACGAATGATACTTCACAAAATCCTGCCACTGCCTTGAAAACATTCTCGAATAAGATTAATCAAGAAATCAAAAATGGCTGGTATTGA
- a CDS encoding zinc-binding dehydrogenase: protein MMKALVNYANESQKVEIRDVPIPNILDPYDVLIQVQAVGVCGSDLHMYHNTQGFAVNRPVTLGHEFSGIVTDVGSSVTLFQKGDRVVSETPAFVCGTCIYCRTGQYNLCPHRLGFGVLVDGAMAQYVKTREAIVHRIPDNVSFEKAALTEPCCVAYNAVAHHSQIRPGDYVVVFGPGPIGLLCVQIAKLFHPGQIVVVGTQRDVNRLQIAKQFGADEVLVAEDCDVVAELLSYGDGFGPELVLDAVGVSATLKQSIDVVRPAGQITKIGWGPAPVGFSLDPIIQKAVRLQGSFSHLYPMWEKVLVMMGKGEIDPLPMSKTYSMEDWKQAFNEMDSLAHAKSILLPNG from the coding sequence ATGATGAAAGCACTTGTGAACTATGCGAATGAATCGCAAAAGGTTGAAATTCGTGACGTTCCAATTCCTAATATACTAGATCCTTACGATGTTTTGATACAAGTTCAAGCGGTTGGCGTATGCGGAAGTGACTTGCACATGTATCACAATACGCAAGGATTTGCCGTGAATCGCCCTGTAACATTAGGGCATGAATTCTCTGGCATTGTTACCGATGTTGGCAGTTCGGTAACTTTATTTCAGAAGGGGGATCGCGTTGTCAGTGAAACACCAGCTTTCGTATGTGGGACCTGCATTTACTGCCGAACAGGTCAATACAATTTATGCCCGCATCGTCTGGGCTTCGGCGTTCTGGTGGATGGTGCAATGGCACAGTATGTGAAAACTCGCGAAGCGATTGTTCACCGTATTCCCGACAATGTTTCGTTTGAAAAGGCGGCGCTTACAGAGCCGTGCTGTGTTGCCTACAACGCTGTTGCACATCACTCACAAATTCGACCAGGAGATTATGTGGTTGTATTTGGGCCTGGGCCGATTGGACTGTTGTGTGTTCAAATTGCGAAGTTGTTCCATCCTGGACAAATTGTTGTCGTTGGTACACAAAGAGATGTGAATCGGTTGCAAATCGCCAAACAATTCGGTGCGGATGAAGTATTAGTCGCTGAGGACTGCGACGTTGTAGCTGAGTTACTCTCGTATGGTGATGGATTTGGTCCGGAATTGGTGTTAGATGCAGTTGGAGTTTCTGCGACGTTGAAGCAGAGTATCGACGTTGTCCGACCAGCTGGACAAATTACTAAAATCGGTTGGGGACCCGCGCCTGTAGGATTTTCACTGGATCCTATAATCCAAAAGGCAGTTCGCCTTCAAGGTTCATTTAGCCATCTCTATCCGATGTGGGAGAAAGTTCTGGTAATGATGGGCAAGGGAGAAATCGATCCGTTGCCTATGTCAAAGACCTACAGTATGGAGGATTGGAAACAAGCGTTTAACGAGATGGATTCACTCGCTCATGCGAAGTCAATTCTTTTGCCAAACGGGTAA